ACCCTATATACACACTTTGGTTCTAAAATCTTCAGTGAAGACAATCCCTTGAGCATCACAATCAAAGCCAAGTTGAATGACTCGAATCTCCCCTTGTTCCCGAAGTTCTCTCTGTCTCAGGAGAGATGGAAAATAAGACATATCAAAACAGCTATGCTTGGGGAGAGTGAGAATAAATTTATGAGGAGGAAGACAGATTCCAGAATAAAAGGGAACGAGTCAAGACCAGTTCTTTTCTGATGTCTCTCTCAATGTAGAAAAGACCAAACACCATCTGTGTAGTAAAAGGTTAGTAGAAACTAAAAAGTGTCTACTAACTAGTTtaacagtcaaaaaaaaaaaataaaattaagtctcTCTTCACCAACTATCCACTCAATACTTCTCACTAGTTGGCTGACATCACCATATaatatctttctcttttactcACACAACAAACTGACACTTTTGCTACTTCTATCCCCAACTATTTTTCGATTGGCCAGTTCCCCAAAACGTGTTTCCATTGGTTCTGGTTGCTCTTCAAGAGCTGCTGCAGATGGTGCTGGGGCCAATGCGCACCCCCAGATCCCCAAATCCCCTTCACCAGCTACCCCGCCTCTGACCCATTTATCGGTTCCCCCTCAACCAACTGCCTGGCCCCTGATTCCTAATCCCTTGGCCCCTTGGCTCCCCTCACTAGCTGTCAGGCCTTTCCTCCTCTTGACCAGACACCAGTTTTTTGATCCTCCAGTCCTCCTTATTAGCTGCCCCTTCCCTGATCCCCTTCACAGCTACCCAGCCCCCCAGCTCCTTAGTCCCATTCCCCCTACGCCCATCTCCGGCCTCCTCAGCAGCTGCCCTTAGTCCTTTCTGAGCAGTTGTTTGGCCCTGTCCCGTCCTGGTGCCTCTCACCAGCTGCCTATCGGCGACGGTCCGGTCTGGCACGAGGCTGTACACCTGGCTCTTGAGAGCGATGGGAGGCAGCGCGTCCTGGAAGAGACGCCTGGGGAACAATTCGCCCAGTTCCCGAAGGGCCCTGAGCACCGACCCTGGAGAAGGGGTCTAGTCAGCGACTCGGACCCTCTTCTCTCTGGGCGTCCCGGGGCTCCCCCAGAGCTCCCTCTGGCCTCCCCGCCGTGTTACCTGACTCACCCTTCGGGAATTCCTCAGCAGCCTCTCCTGGTCTTTGTTGCCTCTTAGACCCGAAGGTTTCTGGGACAAGTCGGGGCCGCTTCCGGCTCATGGCCCGGGAGAGGGTTTGTGAGTacagaaaaagaggggaaggacCAGGGACGAGAGCCCGGGGAAGGAGGGGTGGGacgggggaaggaagaaaggggaaggggactTGGAGTCGGATCTTCGGATTAATGAAGGGGCGTTCCAGGAAGTGAGCCCGACACAGGAAGGGGCGCGGTCGTCGGGAGATGACGTGAAAATCAGCGAGCTCTCTGGCTAGATAACACGAGGGGAAAATAGGCGAATAAGGACCTCTAGGTAAGTGAACATTCCTATTACGCTCCTCCCGTAAGAACCTTGACTAGATATTTTGGGCAATTCTGTAGCTGTCGCTTCCTGATTGTATTATGCACAGATGAAGAAAAGATACATTCCCCACTTTCGGCGCTTACGGTGCTACCATGTCACACAAACCCATTgccggggggtggggggggggtagAGAGAATATAGACCCGACCATCCCTCAGCCCTCCGCCTCCGTCCCCGCCCCGAAAGAAAGTTGGTCTCACCTAGACCCTGCAGCTACCTGGAGGGGAAACACTGCAGGTGTGGAGGGTGGTAAGAGGTGGGGCGGTGAAGGGGAGTACAGGGAAGGAGCAGAGCGGGGCAGAAGTCAGAATCGAGGCCCAGAAGTCCAGATGGGCCAAGACTCCAGAAGATGGGGAGGATTATTGGAGCAAGGCTGAGGGAAAGTTCACTAAATATCCCCCAGAGTTGGAAGTGTGCAAGGGAAAAGGTAGAGGGCAGGAGGTAAGAAAAGGGCTCCTCCCCCCTTTACTCTCCTTGGATGTGCAGATGTGGGTGTTTGCCTTCTCACTCTGGCTTGAGTCTATGTGTGTGGTGAGGGAAAAGGTCTCATCTTTGCCCCTGCAGGAGACAATGGAGTCTCAGAGTGCAAAGCGAAGAGCTGGAGAAATGAAAGATGGGGGGACAGAGTGCCCCACCAAACGGACCCTCCATGCCTCTTCACTGCCCACGGATGCTTCCCTCTACGTGGGCTCCTTCCCGTTCTACCGTCGCCCTACGGAACTGGGCCACTTCTCCCTGGACGCCGAGCGCAGCTACCACGGAGACTCTCGGGCACTGCGTTACTTTGCTCCTCCCCCAACCCACAGTTCTGCCCCCGATTTCGACCTCCGGGAAGGCTACCCTGAGCGCTACCGGCCCCGAAATGAGGAGATCAGAGAGGGGCTGGATCACCTACTTCGCTGGCTCCTGGAGCACCGAAGGCAGCTGGAAGGGTGAATACACAGAGGCCACCTCCCCCTGAAAATCAGGAAACCAGGCACTAAGCCTGGGTCACCGTCCTTAGATTGTTATTTGGGGCAAGTTACATGACATTCCAAGTTGTAGTtggttgcctcatctgtaaaatgaagggtttgaaaCCAGAAGTTTTCCAAGATCCCACATAGAATAAAGGTAGAGCCTGAAACAAGTCCAGAATACACATTTTGCCTCATGGTTCTTTTTGGCCTTAGTCTTCCTGGTTACCTTGAAATGGCATTCCTCAATACTTCCTTCTCTGGCCATATTTTTTTGAGGATACCTGAATCTTGACATTTTTAGAATGGATTCATCTTCTATCAGTTTTCCCCTAAATTGACTGTCAACAACACATCTTCACCCCTTCACAGGGGCCCAGGCTGGTTGGCAGGGGCTGTGGTGACATGGCGAGGGCATTTAACAAAGCTGTTGACAACACCCTATGAGCGTCAAGAAGGTTGGCAGCTTGCAGCTTCACGTCTTCTCGGTACTCTTTACCTGAGTGAGGTGGAAACACCTGCTGCTAGGGCACAGAGACTGGCTCGTCCTCCATTCCTACGGGAACTCATGTACATGGGGTACAAATTTGAACAGTACATGTGTGCAGGTGAGAGTTTTGATATGGATGTAAACTAGTGctatgatgactttttttttttaatccagaccTGATCTTAAGAGCTTTTTCTCCTGTGGCTTTTCCTCTCTTGTAAcatcctcttttccctcctacaGACACACCAGGGGGCTTTCCTGATCCTTCTGGAGAGGTCAATACTAATGTGGCATTCTGCTCAGTGTTACAAAGTCGATTAGGAACCCATCACCTGCTCTTCTCTGGAGAGGTGGACTGCACAGACCCTAAAGCTCCATCTACACAGCCACCTGCCTGTTATGTAGAACTCAAGACCTCGAAAGAAATGCACAGCCCTGGCCAGTGGAGGAGCTTCTACCGGTAAGAGCAACACAGCTGAATTGATAAAAAGACCAAATAGTCCCTGTTTGGTGGAGTCTCTAGTGATCTTTTATCTCATGCTTCCCAGACACAAACTCTTGAAGTGGTGGGCTCAGTCATTCCTTCTTGGAGTTCCACGTGTAGTTGCTGGCTTCCGAGATCCTGCAGGTGCTGTCCGATCACTCAGAACCTTTCCCACCATGGAGATGTTTGAACTCGTCAGGGTAATAATAGGTGACTTTATACTGctcctcagctttttttttttttttttaattgcaggaCTTTCCCTTACCTTCACTTCCTGGAAATATTAGGTCGGAAATACTAGGTGATCTAGTCTCACACTATGTTCCCATCTACTTATCTCTATACTCAGGCTGACCGAGAAGGTTGGAATCCATCTGTATGTATGAACTTTTGTGCTGCTTTCCTCAGCTTTGTCCAAAGCACAGTCACTCAAGATGACCCCAGGTGAGGTGTCTAGTTTTACTTCTCTTTAAGACCTAGGCCTGTGAATACCCAGTTCTTACTTATCTTCTACTCTAACAGGCTTGTTTACCTCTTCTCCTGGGAGCCAGGTAGCCCTGTTACTGTGTCTGTTCATTATGATGCTCCCTATGCCTTTCTGCCTACCTGGTATGTGGATGCTATGACCCAGGACTTCCCTTCACCTCCTAAGACAGTCTGCCCAGGGGATTAATTTCTCCAGAGGATTGATCAAAAAGAGGCTGGTCCCTCCTTcctacacacacaaaataaaagcataaagCAAATTCTTTAACTATCTGGTGCTCATTTTTGTTTCCCCTTAATTAACTTGGCAGATTGCCAATTCAGAAAGAAATACTCTACCCCCCCCAGGTTAAAACACATTAGCATGCTTTGctgctttattaatttttaaaaagaaattggttCTTCCATGGCCCATTCTTTGGTAGAGAACCATGGAGAAACCAGTAGGGTACAAACTACAGAAGGGTCACTGGGTATAGAGACTGGCAGCAAAAACTATGTCACGACGGAGCATTGTGGCAGCTGCCTCCATCTTAGCACCCAGCACAGGTTCTCCCACCAGCCGGGCGGCCCCTCGCAATGAACGACACATCTCTGCCAGGCGCTGGATACATCTAACAATCAGACCTTCTGGGGTTCCTGATAGCCCTGCCAGCTCAGAGAAAGGCTACAAAAAAATGAAGAGTTAAAACTTCTGGCTCTCCCTGAGATTCAGATAGTTAAACCAATTACTGCTTTGTTTCCCTATCCCTAAGGAACTCACCATGCCTCGTGCCCACTCATAGACAACTTCTACCAGCCCAAAGTGTAATTCTCCCACAAACTCTTCCACAGTCTGGTTCAGGCCACAGGATACTTGAACCTCACCAATCCGCCGGGCCACATCCTTGACACGCTCTATGCCCTGAAAAGATTGAAGAAAGGGTAGACCATACGCTAGGCAAAGTCATGTtcttagagaaaacagaaaaagcatCTTATCATTTAAGGAAGAGAAAACTCAGTCTGTTAACAGAACTGTGTTAGAAGAATAGAAATGGATTTCATCAAAACAGTCTTCTTGGAGATGTGTGACACTtctgaaatgaaggaaaatgatggTCCAGCATTCCCAGGGGAAATTCAGAGGCATATATGAAATGGAGGAGAGGTAGAAGTCAGGTGATAGTGAGTGGTGTGTCCCTCACCTGTTTAAGAGTGCATGGCAACTGATCTCCAGGATCTCCAGGACTTTGGCAGACAAGGCCAGATAGCAGAGCAGCAATCTCTTCTGGCCGAAGGGCACTCAGTGCATTGTCAAACATGAGCTCTGTCAGAAGCAGTTCATGACTACTCATGGCACACGCCACCCTTCCTGCCAGCTTCACGGTCCCTGCCCCATCCACGTAGCCCAATGTCCTCAGAATCTGGGTGAGGAAGGGGATAACATTGAAAAAGGAACATAGGACTCAGTTATCTAGCTATTCTAGCCGCCTTCCTGAACCTCATAGCCTCAGCATCAGGCATCCATCCAGTTCCTTCCTACCTCCACTCTCTGATGATACTCTGGCAGCAGGAGCAATGACTGGTCTGAAAGTAAAAACCGTAATCTTTCCATCTCCTTCTGGATCTGCACACGTTCCTGCAGTCTCAGGTACTAGAGAAAGATGATGCAAGAGGAACATTGGTGCCCTCTACCTTTTCCAACTTGGGGAAAGAGTCAAAGTACAGATTATATCCCTCCCTCTCCTATCACTCCATCACTACATATTGGCAAAAAGACCAGGTAAAGAAACACCTCCTCTGGGAATTCAGATAACAAGTGGTCTTACCTGGGCTGGAAACCTGGGACTGTGTACACACTGGGCACCTCGAATCAATTCTTCTAGCTTCCGAGCACGAAGCCCACCCTCAACTACTAACACCTCCTTCAATTGTAAGTCATTGACTGGATCCAGAGTAGGGGGCCCCGCTGGGTGTGCCTGAGCCAATCGGAGCATCTCCTGAACAGCAGAGGTCACCAATGGAGAGGGAGGGTCCTTCCtgagagaaaaacataaaaatgttttttctctgaAACTTCCTTTGCTCAGAGTAGTCAAACATTCATACATTATCACCACCCAATGGATCACTACCCTATAATCATTTCCTCCCAAGGTGGTAAAGTTTTTTCCCCAATTCATCAAACTATCCCCTCTCACCCAAAGCTACTAACTTGAATCTTGGCTGCTGCCTCTTGCTAAAATCCTCCAAAATTCGCTCCCCATTCACCCGTAGCATCTTTGTTGTGATAGCAATGATGTCACTTGGCTGAAGTTTTGCCACAGTATGATCACAAGGCCCTGTAGGACAGAATAGCAGAATCAAATTGCTGTCCTGGGACCCAGGCATCCTGTCCCTGGGGATGGGACTCCATCTCTAACCCAAGTGTCTGCCCCACTTCCCACCCAGTTCTTACCTTCAGGCAGGAATAGCTTGTGACCCACTAAATCATCAGGATAGGGGACATCAAGGGATCTGGAACTGCCAGGCAGTGGCCCCTCAAGGGGCTGTTTCTCACAGAGAATCAAGGTTGTGAAAACTCGGTTTGTGGTATCTGAGGAGACCTGGGAGAGACAAAAGCAGCATTACTCAGGTCACATTTATCTTCCCCTAATCTCACCTGACCTGGACAAGAGATGCAATTTGAttctaaattaaatcaaattccCAAGGGGAAGCATGTTACTAAAAATGGATGAAGGACATGAATGAAAACCTGGAGAGATTGGAAAGAAGaagtcggggcagctaggtggcccagtggatagagtaccagccctgaattcaggaggacccaagttcaaatctggtctcagacacttaacacttcctagctgtgtgaccctgggcaagtcacttaaccccagcctcaggggaaaaaagaaaagaaaagaaaagaaaagaaagtagaagtcACCCTCCCCAAATCAATGTAATTGAGTTTAAGTTAGAGAAAACAGAGGAAGGAATTTACCAATCTCTCAGTCCAGGGATTCCAAGCCCACTTTACCTTACCTGCAAGATCACTCCAAGTGCATTCCGATGCTCCTGATTCTTAACCACTACCACTCTTCCCACTGACAGAGATTTCAGCCCATTCACTGATTCCATAATCCGTCGctggaaaaaaatgtcagaggAGGGACTGAGGAATAAAAAGGAGTGTTTTCTCATTGCCCTAGGTCACTTCTCTGGTAAGCAAGCTGATAGCAgcattctgtctgtctctaccctccccatttccctattttccccATCACCTGGATTAGGCCCCGAGTCTCTGTCAGTTCTTCCCCCCAGCTGTAATACTCAGGAAGATCAACAAGCTGTCCTGAGGTATCTGGTTCCTCTAGGTCCCCAAGTCTCTTCGTCAATTCTGCCAAAGTCTGCTCATGTGCCTGTAGGGGTTCGGAGGAGACAGGAACGAGGATGAAACTTCAGGAAGCTTAAGAATCAGATTTGTGATCACTAGGTGCTGGACTTCTCCCAAATCCCAGGTGTGTTTTCCTTGAGGATCTGATCTAGTCCACCAACTCCTACGCTGTTCTTCCAGGGATCCAGACATGTCCCCCAAACACCCACCAAAACACAAAAATGTGCACTCATGCATGCATATACACCTTACTGTCCTTTCTTGAAGGGAACTCAGAAAAGCTTCTCTTCATCATATCTTCCACTCTGAGGGCATCAACCCGAAGCAAGTTAAGTATCATTGTATATGTGAGGCGAAATTGGGACTGTAGCTGGGAAGGCTTTCCCTGGGGATCAGGGATAGgaatcagagaaggaagaaagaaatggaaagaattcctcccttcccctctccagaatcaaaaatatttttcctgacTATCTTAGCTAATCCTTTCTCATTGAGAGGTAGAGATAGAGATTCTAATTCCAGCTTTACTAACAGCTGTGTACACACATTAAGacccttctctgggtctcaattcaTCAAGAAcggggcttcttaaattttttccacttgcaacctcttttcactcaagaaatttttgtgACCTCAGGCATATAGGTATATGAAACATATACAAGTCAAACATagactgataataaatcataatttcacaatccccatattcagttatgtcaATCTATATGAGGTCacaaaccatagtttaagaagctgggatctgTGTGATTTAaaatccttccagctctgattgTTTATAATGTAAAAAACCAAAAGTTTATGAGAAATGAAACAGAAATAGGAGAGAGGTCTCTGAGATTTTCACTTACAAAagttgggagagaagaaaaaaaagtttagaagagaTGCAAAAAGTGTTATGATTAGAGAGAACAAAGAATTAAAGGTAATCACAGCATTGGAGCTGACAGTCAAAGGAATCTCCCAACTCTAGAGTAACTCACCAACATCATCCTATGCAGATCAGCCATCTCAGGCACACGTCCCTTACAGAGTAAGATGACAGTGCCTGTAGGGTCCAGACCACGACGCCCTGCCCGTCCTGCCATCTGTACATATTCCCCAGGGAGCAAGTCACGAAAAGTTGCACCATCATGCTTGCGCATAGAATCAAACACCACAGTCCGCGCTGGCATGTTCACGCCCATAGCAAAGGTTTCTGTAGCAAATAGGACCTGGGGAAAAGGATTAAGCCATTAGAAGAAGCTTTCTTCTGGCCTTCAAAAATACCACATCTGACTTTCCTAAGTCTGTACACTTTCTCGGAGTTAAATCTATCCCCTTCAACACAAGTTCTTTCTACTATCCTACCTTGACCAAACCACGACTGAAGAGCATTTCCACAATCTCCTTGAGAATGGGCAATATACCGCTGTGGTGTACACCTAGACCCCGGCGAAGGAGTTCTGACATGTGCAGTACCTTTGAGCAAAGATTTGGGTGTCACCATGGAGTCATGAAGTACCCAAAATCTAATATAGCTTTTATCTTGTAGACCTCCAATCTTCCCTCCCCACAGGCCTCAGATACCTGAGGTAGCTGGCGGTCGGAGCCTCGAAGTCGTGCAAGGCATCGCTGCAGGAAAAGATGGATCTCACTCTTCTCAGAGCTGGTGGTAAGGTCAAGGGAGCTGAGGCCTGATGCCTGCTCATCACAGCGGCCCCGGGAGAAGGTGAACACAACCACAGGAAGCTGGGCACGGCTCCGTAGGGAGGCCAAGAGGGACAGGTATATGCCTCGGTCCtggcaagaaaagaaaagagggccaGAGATTGGGACCAAAAAGAACTAGGTTTAGATCCCAAGTCTCCAACAGGTATTAAAAGGGGAAGAGCTGGCAACTAGATTAATGGTGTCCTTAGAAAAGAGGGGTTCGATAACAAGAAAAAAGCAGTTGGAAAGAAAGGGGTAGTGTTAAGCAATGAATCCATTTCTGCAGGTCCCATCTAAGAACTCACCTGTCCAGGCCCACCTTGGTGCATTGGCTGCTTTGCCCCAAAGGTCTGTGCATGTTTGCTAGTCCTTTCTTTCTTGGCCTCCACAGCTGCATAGTATCtaggacaaaaagaaagagaagataaagccCTAGGTGTTCAGGCCTTCCCAGCCATGGCTTACTCCTTGCTCCCTTCCCCAATTCACCCCTTAGTGTGAAAAACTCCTCGTGAATCCAGAAGCAGAAAAAGCTCTCCTTGGGTTTTTGGACTATTCCCAGTGAACAGAAAATGTTCCAAGGGAACTGGTCTGGCAGCTGTGCTGATCACATAGAGATGTCGACGCTTTAGCCTCCTATGGGAGAGGGACAAAAATCAGAGATCATTACATTGTGGAACTGCTTTTCCATCTCACTGTCCAACTTTTAATCCCATCTCTGGCTGTGACTATTTCTATGCTTTTGTCCAAAGACTTCTAGAAAATGCCTTGGGAAAAACTTCCTGAAGGGGAGAATGTAATGACACCTTGTAATGTATTCAACCCTATGGGCCTCAGTATTTgcatctgtaagatgaaggaattggactaggTGGCTTCTGTGGTCCTCCCTAActctaaaattataatgataTGACTCTTTCACCATTATTCCATCACTCTCTTTGCCTCCAAAATCACatccttcttccattctttttcccAAAGAATCTACATTGGACAAAGGAGAAGGACCAAGGAATAGTTACCATATGAGAATTCTATATGCCTAAACAAGTTTATTGAAAATCTTTGATCAAGAAGGATAGCTGAAGGAAAATATCAGCATCACTATCACCACCCACTCCCTAGAGTTAGACTGCTCTCCTAACTATTACAGTTGTCAGCTTATCCTCTCCAAAGATATGGAATAACAGAACTGCCTCTTCCCCAGAACATAGGACTTAAAAACTCAAATTTTATGTCCGTCTCTGATCCTTACCCAATCCAATCTGCAAATTCGAGGGCATTGGGCACAGTAGCACTGAGGAGAATGATGGAAACATGATCAGGAAGCATGATGAGGACTTCTTCCCATACTACTCCTCTCTAGTCACAGCAAGATCAAGTACGCAGAAATATCacaaacaaatataaagatagatatatcCATGCTAATATTCACTACCCCATCTGGCCATAATTCCTGTTCCCCCTGTGACCTTCCCTTTTATCTTCAAAGGAAAGCTATGTGATAAGGGCCTTTCTGGTGATAAAGTTGGGAGTGAAAGTGAAGATGTATACAAACAGGGAAAGGCTAAAAGATCCAAAGGTCAGTTACTAATGCTAATGAGCTGCATTCTCCTCACCTCAGCATCATTGATGTAATGGACTTCATCAAATATCACCCATTCAAGATCTCGAATCACATCTGAACCACTATACAGCATGGAGCTAGGTGAAAAGGATGGGAAGGAATACAAACAGATTCAAACATACTTGGAACTTCCTTCTCTCAACTATTAACTTAACACCCTTGTGATTCCtacttcaaattttaattttaaatccttCCCCCTCAGATCCCAGACATGTACACAACTGACCACAGACTTCAAGATGGACCCTCAATCCCACGATATTATTCTACTCACCGAAGGATCTCTGTGGTCATAATGAGGCAGGAAGCTTCAGGATGTAGCTGGACATCCCCTGTGAGGAGTCCCACATCACCAAAGGTGTTTCGGAAATCTCTAAATTTCTGATTACTCAGGGCCTTGATAGGTGATGTATAGATGGTactggagaaggaggaggaatccTGAACTTTCACTTACATGAGCTGTTACTCCTGAGCTCAGACctactttcttttcctcctccaagTCCATCCCACATATTCTACCAAATTGGCTCCACCATTCGCCCCTTCAGAATGCCCTTCTATAACTCTGGTAATTTCTAAACCATTTTAATCTGTCCTCATTGCCTctcttttcttgtctctttttttctctcctgttccTCTCCATGTCATCACTTTCTCCCACAGGCTTCCCTCAACTCCTCCTCGTGTCCTAGGCATTGAGTTGGAAGAGGGCTGGACTGGTAAGGACAAGTTAAAGGATAAAATCAAGATTACCCTCTTCCCACTCCCATACCGAGTCATATGTTTCTGGGCAAGGGCAATGGCATATTCAGCCACAACAGTCTTTCCTGCAGATGTGTGAGCAGCAACAAATACAGAGTCATGTCTCTCCAGGTGCAGAATAGCCTGTTTCTGAAATACATCTGGTTCAAACGGCCACTGTGAGGACAGATACAGGGTAGAGATAGTATGAG
The Sminthopsis crassicaudata isolate SCR6 chromosome 4, ASM4859323v1, whole genome shotgun sequence genome window above contains:
- the DXO gene encoding decapping and exoribonuclease protein isoform X2, whose protein sequence is MESQSAKRRAGEMKDGGTECPTKRTLHASSLPTDASLYVGSFPFYRRPTELGHFSLDAERSYHGDSRALRYFAPPPTHSSAPDFDLREGYPERYRPRNEEIREGLDHLLRWLLEHRRQLEGGPGWLAGAVVTWRGHLTKLLTTPYERQEGWQLAASRLLGTLYLSEVETPAARAQRLARPPFLRELMYMGYKFEQYMCADTPGGFPDPSGEVNTNVAFCSVLQSRLGTHHLLFSGEVDCTDPKAPSTQPPACYVELKTSKEMHSPGQWRSFYRHKLLKWWAQSFLLGVPRVVAGFRDPAGAVRSLRTFPTMEMFELVRVIIG
- the SKIC2 gene encoding superkiller complex protein 2, translated to MMTFRGGIWNWTRQLPPCQGRDFQSFGLLSTSGFAKTVGSCTMLETERLVLPPRGPLDLPFCALELGCTGRWELLSQPQVSDSPAGTLSHGLPPCAPELQGETEQLFLSSPEWLPLHGVERVAWKWQRKTDPWSLLGLPGAPVPSDLQAQRHPTTGRVLGYREVLLEDTNLSATTSLSLRRPPGPSSQALWGNPTHYPFWPGGMDEPTIADLSIRGDSEEEIDFEKDLLTIPPGFKKGVGFTPKNNSTPASGLLSLSHLLEPLELGGGEEEEEETSGRLGGPGGDSVIASTSDPPLVHASSLEDLVLKDASTPLSPPEPPKPPVLEQWAIPVDITSPVGDFYRLIPQPAFQWPFEPDVFQKQAILHLERHDSVFVAAHTSAGKTVVAEYAIALAQKHMTRTIYTSPIKALSNQKFRDFRNTFGDVGLLTGDVQLHPEASCLIMTTEILRSMLYSGSDVIRDLEWVIFDEVHYINDAERGVVWEEVLIMLPDHVSIILLSATVPNALEFADWIGRLKRRHLYVISTAARPVPLEHFLFTGNSPKTQGELFLLLDSRGVFHTKGYYAAVEAKKERTSKHAQTFGAKQPMHQGGPGQDRGIYLSLLASLRSRAQLPVVVFTFSRGRCDEQASGLSSLDLTTSSEKSEIHLFLQRCLARLRGSDRQLPQVLHMSELLRRGLGVHHSGILPILKEIVEMLFSRGLVKVLFATETFAMGVNMPARTVVFDSMRKHDGATFRDLLPGEYVQMAGRAGRRGLDPTGTVILLCKGRVPEMADLHRMMLGKPSQLQSQFRLTYTMILNLLRVDALRVEDMMKRSFSEFPSRKDSKAHEQTLAELTKRLGDLEEPDTSGQLVDLPEYYSWGEELTETRGLIQRRIMESVNGLKSLSVGRVVVVKNQEHRNALGVILQVSSDTTNRVFTTLILCEKQPLEGPLPGSSRSLDVPYPDDLVGHKLFLPEGPCDHTVAKLQPSDIIAITTKMLRVNGERILEDFSKRQQPRFKKDPPSPLVTSAVQEMLRLAQAHPAGPPTLDPVNDLQLKEVLVVEGGLRARKLEELIRGAQCVHSPRFPAQYLRLQERVQIQKEMERLRFLLSDQSLLLLPEYHQRVEILRTLGYVDGAGTVKLAGRVACAMSSHELLLTELMFDNALSALRPEEIAALLSGLVCQSPGDPGDQLPCTLKQGIERVKDVARRIGEVQVSCGLNQTVEEFVGELHFGLVEVVYEWARGMPFSELAGLSGTPEGLIVRCIQRLAEMCRSLRGAARLVGEPVLGAKMEAAATMLRRDIVFAASLYTQ
- the DXO gene encoding decapping and exoribonuclease protein isoform X1, whose translation is MESQSAKRRAGEMKDGGTECPTKRTLHASSLPTDASLYVGSFPFYRRPTELGHFSLDAERSYHGDSRALRYFAPPPTHSSAPDFDLREGYPERYRPRNEEIREGLDHLLRWLLEHRRQLEGGPGWLAGAVVTWRGHLTKLLTTPYERQEGWQLAASRLLGTLYLSEVETPAARAQRLARPPFLRELMYMGYKFEQYMCADTPGGFPDPSGEVNTNVAFCSVLQSRLGTHHLLFSGEVDCTDPKAPSTQPPACYVELKTSKEMHSPGQWRSFYRHKLLKWWAQSFLLGVPRVVAGFRDPAGAVRSLRTFPTMEMFELVRADREGWNPSVCMNFCAAFLSFVQSTVTQDDPRLVYLFSWEPGSPVTVSVHYDAPYAFLPTWYVDAMTQDFPSPPKTVCPGD